The Scylla paramamosain isolate STU-SP2022 chromosome 39, ASM3559412v1, whole genome shotgun sequence genome includes a window with the following:
- the LOC135092023 gene encoding small nuclear ribonucleoprotein-associated protein B-like: MTFSKNNKMLSHIGYRMKVTMQDSRTFIGIFKAFDKHMNVILADCEEFRCIRGKKNKEEKQEKRTMGLLLLRGETIVTMTLEGPPPAEEGPRVNLTGAAPGPGIGRPAGRGMPGPGGAGLQGPVRGVGGPSQQMMQPAARAGPQLNMPPRGGPPGSMPPHMMGGMPPHMGRGGPMGPPSGSMMRGGPPGGRPY, translated from the exons ATG ACGTTCTCCAAGAATAACAAGATGCTGAGTCACATCGGCTACAGGATGAAGGTGACCATGCAGGACAGCCGAACATTCATTGGGATATTTAAAG CGTTCGACAAACACATGAACGTGATCCTGGCAGACTGCGAGGAGTTCCGATGCATCCGAggcaagaaaaacaaggaggagaagcaagagaagcGCACCATGGGCCTTCTGCTGCTACGGGGAGAGACCATCGTCACCATGACCCTTGAGGGACCCCCACCCGCCGAG gagggaccccgcGTCAACCTGACCGGAGCCGCCCCCGGCCCCGGCATTGGCAGGCCCGCCGGCCGTGGCATGCCTGGCCCTGGAGGTGCTGGCCTGCAGGGACCCGTGCGGGGAGTGGGCGGCCCCTCCCAGCAGATGATGCAGCCCGCAGCTCGTGCCGGACCCCAGCTCAACATGCCCCCCCGTGGAGGCCCCCCTGGATCCATGCCTCCTCACATGATGGGTGGCATGCCCCCACACATGGGCCGTGGTGGTCCCATGGGGCCCCCCAGCGGCTCCATGATGAGAGGAG GTCCCCCCGGTGGTCGCCCCTACTGA